tcccccttTGTCccatcactgcccaccctcgCAAACAGCcgttttccctcctgtttatacgctcccgTCAAGTATGGGAAGGCCGCAGTGAGACCGCATGGAGTCATCCCAACTGAGAGGAATAATATAAGGGCATTTATTGAGAGCTTTCTTAACAACTAACAACAACCAATTGGAGGTGACATGGGATAATGGGCTAATCACGATTAAGAGGTGTTGGAGGCCGTTATTATAGGCCATGGCTGCTTTGATGagtcaaagaatgaaagaagaccaggagaaaagacagaaaacggGGAAAGAGGGACAGACAGGCAGCAAAGCGAGGCGGTTCAGCGCCCGTAGATCCAGCCACGTCCTGCTGTCAGGTGTGGATCTTCAGTCTGATGGGCCGTCGGAGGTTTGTTGTTGAGCTGACAGCGACTCCCGATGACAGTGCAGACTGATTTGCAACAAGTCCAACGTGGTGGCACTCAGccgcctgccagcactgccccccTGTTCCCTGTCCCAGCACGCAGCCCCGAGCTGGGAGGGGTTATTGAGCTGTGTGgtcagatgggcagcagcccaTCACAGACCACACGCAGGGTCCTGCTTGCAAAGTACGCCACGGAAGCGTACATTGGCTGGGGCAGCACCCGCAGCAGGAGCCgatagagcagctcctggtcatAGCGTCGGGCGTAAAAtagggcagagcccagcacagcaacgagcagcagctggaggcagacgAAGATGAGGCAGATGGTCCTGTGGGGCAAAAGAGGGCCGGGAATGAGGCGTCCCTAccccatggcagcacagccccacacgGTGCCAAAGGGGAGGAGGGGTCCGGGCCATCAGCCCACTGCCAGGAGCGCGGCTGCTGGTGGCTGGGCACAGGGCAACGAGGGGATACTCACTGCATCCAGAAGGAGAGCCCACGTCTCCTGGCccgctccttcttctcctgtagGTGAAGATGGGGCGGGGACAGGGGTCAGGGCCTGCTGCGCAGCCAGGGCTCATGCAGGACTTGGGAGCccggcagcacagcagcacagccccagtgctgcagggagccctgTCCCCGGGGAGATCTCCATCCCATGGGGTGAGGGTGCTGTGTGTTCTGCCCCTTACCAGCTGTGCCTCCACCAGCtccggcagcacagccccaggcacgcgCTCTGCCTCCAGCTCCATCTGATGCTGCCGCCTGTGGGCAACAAGGCTTGGTTGGAGGCTGCCGGCCTCTGTCACCGCGGGGGCCccccagcagtgtgtgcccaccccagggctgggacGGGGCTGCTCTGCCACGCCATGCAGCGAAGGGAACCCGAGCCCCGAccccagcagcgctgcagtCCCACTGCAGCAGAGAGCCCTGTGTGCAGGCGTGGGCTGCAGGGCCCGCTCCCACTCACCAGgcaccctccagctccagctcctcccgcTCCTCTCGCAGGCGCTGTTTCTCCC
This sequence is a window from Excalfactoria chinensis isolate bCotChi1 chromosome 16, bCotChi1.hap2, whole genome shotgun sequence. Protein-coding genes within it:
- the LOC140259584 gene encoding uncharacterized protein; amino-acid sequence: MQGKSPGSQMCVALRPCQETSSQAHERLMENRTAAARASLLKDAQQIRAERTAARKEQLEQEKQLIAQLEEQLKAGSEEMQVLRREKQRLREEREELELEGAWRQHQMELEAERVPGAVLPELVEAQLEKKERARRRGLSFWMQTICLIFVCLQLLLVAVLGSALFYARRYDQELLYRLLLRVLPQPMYASVAYFASRTLRVVCDGLLPI